Proteins found in one Deltaproteobacteria bacterium genomic segment:
- a CDS encoding acetyl-CoA C-acetyltransferase yields the protein MKEAVITGAARTAIGSLNGALAEIPAPRLGAVAIAEAVARGGIRKEDVEQVIMGNVLSAGMGQAPARQAGIYAGIPVSAGALTINKMCGSGLKSVMLAAQSVATGEFEVVVAGGMESMSQAPYLLKKARGGYRLGNDTIYDHMIIDGLWDVYNNLHMGNCAETLAKEHKISRQDQDAFAASSYTRAQAAVKGGKFAREIVGVPIPQRKGDPVPFLVDEEPGRGNVAKLPELKTVFEKNGTVTAGNASTINDGAAAVVVMSSDAAKRKGIRPIARIVGYATASLEPVWFTIAPIDAIKKLYQVTGVGKEKVGLYEINEAFSGVAVAAIRGLSLDPERVNVNGGAVALGHPVGASGARILTTLLYAMADRGERYGVASLCIGGGEAVAVLVEKL from the coding sequence ATGAAGGAAGCCGTCATCACCGGAGCCGCCAGGACCGCCATCGGATCGCTGAACGGGGCGCTCGCCGAGATTCCGGCGCCGAGGCTCGGCGCCGTCGCCATCGCGGAGGCCGTCGCCCGCGGAGGGATCCGCAAGGAGGACGTCGAGCAGGTGATCATGGGGAACGTCCTCTCCGCCGGGATGGGCCAGGCGCCCGCCCGCCAGGCCGGCATCTACGCCGGGATCCCCGTTTCGGCCGGAGCGCTCACGATCAACAAGATGTGCGGGTCCGGCCTCAAGTCGGTGATGCTGGCCGCCCAGTCCGTGGCCACCGGCGAGTTCGAGGTGGTGGTCGCGGGCGGCATGGAATCGATGAGCCAGGCCCCGTACCTCCTGAAGAAGGCCCGCGGCGGGTACCGCCTCGGGAACGACACGATCTACGACCACATGATCATCGACGGCCTGTGGGACGTGTACAACAACCTCCACATGGGGAACTGCGCGGAGACTCTTGCGAAGGAGCACAAGATCTCCCGGCAGGACCAGGACGCGTTCGCTGCGTCCTCCTATACGCGTGCGCAGGCCGCCGTAAAGGGCGGCAAATTCGCCCGGGAGATCGTCGGAGTCCCCATCCCGCAGCGGAAAGGGGATCCGGTGCCGTTCCTGGTCGACGAGGAGCCCGGACGCGGAAACGTCGCGAAGCTCCCCGAACTCAAGACCGTCTTCGAGAAGAACGGGACCGTGACGGCGGGGAACGCCTCCACCATCAACGACGGCGCGGCGGCGGTGGTCGTGATGTCGTCCGACGCGGCGAAGCGGAAAGGGATCCGGCCGATCGCCCGGATCGTCGGGTACGCCACGGCCTCCCTCGAGCCGGTCTGGTTCACCATCGCCCCGATCGACGCCATCAAGAAGCTGTACCAGGTCACGGGCGTCGGCAAGGAGAAGGTCGGCCTCTACGAGATCAACGAGGCTTTCTCGGGCGTCGCCGTCGCAGCGATCCGCGGCCTTTCGCTGGATCCGGAGCGGGTGAACGTGAACGGCGGCGCGGTCGCTCTGGGCCACCCGGTCGGCGCGTCCGGCGCGAGGATCTTGACAACCCTTCTGTACGCGATGGCGGACCGGGGGGAGCGGTACGGTGTCGCATCCCTCTGCATCGGCGGGGGAGAAGCGGTCGCCGTGCTTGTGGAGAAGTTATAG
- a CDS encoding MerR family transcriptional regulator, with the protein MPVSTQTPHPVPPSAPPLDPRKPPYAIGELSRLVNLSQRTIRYYEEIGLLHSVRRIENGKRVFTDDDVRRLKFINRLKVLGLSLAEMVELEKTYRRQRNNREILPKLLDILDERAVQIDERIAQLVALKKEIREYQQHLRGKVLQGTP; encoded by the coding sequence ATGCCCGTTTCCACGCAGACTCCGCACCCCGTCCCGCCGTCCGCGCCCCCGCTGGATCCAAGGAAGCCCCCGTACGCCATCGGCGAGCTCAGCCGGTTGGTGAACCTGTCGCAGCGGACCATCCGGTATTACGAGGAGATCGGGCTGCTGCACAGCGTCCGCCGGATCGAGAACGGGAAACGGGTCTTCACCGACGACGACGTCCGCCGGCTGAAGTTCATCAACCGCCTCAAGGTCCTCGGCCTTTCGCTCGCCGAGATGGTCGAGCTCGAGAAAACGTACCGCCGCCAGCGCAACAACCGGGAGATCCTCCCGAAACTCCTGGACATCCTCGACGAGAGGGCGGTGCAGATCGACGAGCGGATCGCCCAGTTGGTCGCCCTCAAGAAGGAGATCCGCGAGTACCAGCAGCACCTGCGGGGGAAGGTCCTGCAGGGGACGCCTTGA